A single window of Coffea eugenioides isolate CCC68of chromosome 7, Ceug_1.0, whole genome shotgun sequence DNA harbors:
- the LOC113776847 gene encoding putative late blight resistance protein homolog R1A-3: MAVSRFDYALFGAALHDLESIESWFRREREYPEYRGLWKMRMELKLLRTFYTCAREWGSKYGFLEHEQDKHASPRVILMTIEDLVCKISNEAHSLCLASDHDYSLVLNMISGFRTTVRAMKRDVVKLSFMFSANSLEYRLVDMIPIVITNFLENLMDLLCCVNDEALLQLIEALVDKLKFFNNFIRFTRTQGVDFMQSKDLYSHVEFVAVKAARLIFMWGFYFRNDGELLAQVQLEKTQLLEKIKLVDPHIGQICVQLLTAAKLSGSSIILTSKKNGDIAAEFIDSLLCRLWGLFDYDSSFMISPKDQIQRLYEGLRFLRTILLQQYKVKELLDKIQYHLRLVVIDAGTIVCSISRNELKEGLAKEKDLLLFDLLKLIKYIKSRVAQEYLLTSSSSFPTTNELGFLDSLQEKLEQLSKCEADSVAFPKDCIHIFLENLLILRSFLNNIVHQRNQNVKLQTLWSRVMEVAYKAEIIIDYVAVGDRPDCYPMSFDAINEDINFIKTEALEIYDRMQPDIGGQKTTNSYSHMPSQVSTPILDEVVVGLDDEAETVIERLTRGTRQLDVVPIVGMAGQGKTTLAKRVYNDQLIMCHFHVRAWCCVSQGYQRLSLLLKILSDIMDKLPNQYLQMNEDDLAVVLYKQLKGNRYLIVLDDIWGIEAWNGMERSFPNDANGSRVLCTSRLHNLSSEFKQDCKAHPLRLLTDEESWALLQHKLFAKKACPPQLCALGKQIAESCKGLPLAVVVVAGFLATIQQYRWEEVARSLSSSVLSDNELCMNTFELSYRHLPDYLKPCFLYFGAFQEDQEIPIQRLALLWISEGFVQKTGAKSLEDAANEYLMDLIDRSLVMVSQQRSIGGVKTCQIHDLLHEFVIRKAKEESFLHILRGYDELYTFTAPYNPYRLGIYADAMAFKKSRLFCPHLRCLLFFSKTPFALEQKHDFSFMFRIFKLLKVLDLGDYDLGQSFPLEVVLLVHLRYLVIQCSVKSIPSAICKLSRLETFQLKGATTCVALPNTIWMMKELRHLSIASSRCSFGFIFPTDDLERYPDLSQLGSCILAIDCCNGQSFAKILAKLPNIRRLKCVYASKEDIPVHCCKEIVLDRLSRLQSLRMARFWAFKLDFPVNLRKLTLSSNKQQWSEISEIAKLPNLEVLKLLNRSFVGKEWEVTEGAFPKLRFLKLEDLEIVRWTASGDDFPPLEKLVLCSCRMLEEVPSCLGDIPTIEMIEIRSCHKSAVNSVKQIQEEQMDLGNKGLKVVIH, encoded by the coding sequence GATTATAGCCTGGTTTTGAACATGATATCTGGTTTTAGAACAACCGTAAGGGCTATGAAACGAGATGTTGTAAAACTGTCATTCATGTTTTCAGCAAACTCTCTGGAATATCGACTCGTGGATATGATTCCTATCGTGATTACTAATTTTTTGGAAAATCTGATGGATCTTCTCTGCTGTGTCAATGATGAAGCTCTGCTTCAACTAATCGAAGCCCTTGTTGATAAGCTAAAGTTTTTCAACAATTTCATTCGCTTTACCAGGACGCAAGGTGTTGACTTTATGCAATCCAAGGACTTGTATAGCCATGTTGAATTTGTTGCTGTCAAAGCAGCACGGCTGATCTTCATGTGGGGTTTTTATTTCAGAAATGATGGAGAACTGCTCGCTCAGGTGCAATTGGAAAAGACTCAGCTGCTTGAGAAGATTAAGCTTGTTGATCCTCACATTGGACAGATTTGTGTCCAACTCCTTACAGCTGCAAAATTATCAGGATCATCGATAATTCTGACTTCCAAGAAGAATGGGGATATAGCAGCAGAATTCATTGATTCTCTGCTGTGTAGACTTTGGGGGCTATTTGATTATGATTCAAGCTTTATGATTTCTCCCAAGGACCAAATCCAAAGACTTTATGAAGGACTAAGATTCCTGAGAACCATTCTCCTTCAGCAGTACAAGGTCAAAGAGCTACTTGACAAAATACAGTATCACTTAAGACTTGTGGTCATTGATGCTGGAACAATAGTTTGCTCCATTTCTCGGAATGAATTGAAAGAAGgcttggccaaggaaaaggaTCTTCTCCTTTTTGATTTGTTGAAATTGATCAAGTATATTAAGTCAAGAGTTGCACAAGAGTACCTGTTAACATCATCATCTAGTTTTCCTACAACCAATGAGTTGGGTTTTTTGGATTCTCTCCAAGAGAAACTAGAGCAATTATCAAAGTGCGAGGCAGATTCAGTTGCTTTTCCAAAGGATTGCATCCATATATTTCTGGAAAATCTTCTAATCTTGAGATCTTTCCTGAATAATATTGTGCACCAGCGAAACCAGAACGTAAAACTTCAAACTCTTTGGAGTCGTGTTATGGAGGTGGCTTACAAGGCAGAGATTATAATTGACTATGTGGCAGTAGGTGATAGACCTGATTGTTATCCGATGTCATTCGATGCCATCAATGAAGACATCAACTTTATTAAAACTGAGGCCTTAGAGATCTATGACAGGATGCAGCCTGATATTGGAGGCCAGAAAACTACCAATTCTTATAGTCACATGCCATCACAGGTTAGCACTCCTATACTCGATGAAGTTGTGGTGGGATTGGATGATGAGGCAGAAACAGTTATTGAGAGACTTACAAGAGGAACAAGGCAGTTGGATGTTGTTCCAATCGTGGGTATGGCTGGACAAGGTAAGACAACATTGGCCAAAAGAGTATACAATGATCAGTTAATTATGTGCCACTTTCATGTTCGTGCATGGTGTTGTGTTTCACAAGGATATCAGAGGCTAAGTTTGTTATTAAAAATCttaagtgatattatggatAAGCTTCCTAACCAATATTTACAGatgaatgaagatgatttggctGTAGTTCTCTACAAACAATTGAAGGGAAACAGGTATCTGAtagttttggatgatatatggGGCATTGAGGCATGGAATGGGATGGAAAGATCTTTCCCCAATGACGCCAATGGAAGTAGAGTTCTCTGTACAAGTCGCCTTCACAATTTGTCATCAGAATTTAAGCAAGATTGCAAAGCTCACCCACTTCGCCTACTCACTGATGAAGAGAGTTGGGCTTTACTACAGCATAAGTTGTTTGCCAAGAAAGCTTGTCCTCCACAACTATGTGCTCTTGGGAAGCAAATAGCAGAGAGTTGTAAGGGGCTACCTCTTgctgttgttgttgttgctgGATTTCTTGCAACAATACAGCAATATCGCTGGGAAGAAGTTGCAAGAAGTCTAAGTTCCAGCGTTCTTTCTGACAATGAACTCTGCATGAACACATTTGAGTTGAGCTATAGACACTTACCTGATTATTTGAAGCCATGCTTTCTATATTTTGGTGCATTTCAGGAAGACCAAGAAATTCCCATCCAAAGGTTGGCATTGCTATGGATCTCTGAAGGATTTGTGCAGAAGACTGGGGCAAAGAGCTTAGAGGATGCAGCAAATGAGTACTTGATGGATCTCATTGATCGAAGTTTAGTAATGGTTAGCCAACAAAGATCCATTGGTGGGGTGAAAACTTGCCAAATTCATGACTTGTTGCATGAATTTGTCATCAGGAAAGCCAAAGAAGAAAGTTTTTTGCATATTTTACGTGGGTATGATGAGCTTTATACTTTCACTGCACCATACAACCCATACAGGTTGGGTATCTATGCTGATGCAATGGCCTTTAAGAAGTCGAGGCTCTTCTGTCCTCATTTACGCTGTTTGCTCTTCTTTTCTAAGACTCCTTTTGCTCTTGAACAGAAGCATGATTTTTCATTCATGTTTCGGATATTTAAACTTCTCAAAGTGTTGGACTTAGGGGACTATGATCTTGGTCAGAGCTTTCCATTGGAGGTAGTATTGCTGGTTCACTTGAGATACTTGGTGATTCAATGTAGTGTAAAGTCCATTCCGTCTGCGATATGCAAACTCTCGAGGTTAGAAACTTTTCAGTTGAAGGGAGCCACAACTTGTGTTGCGTTGCCAAACACAATCTGGATGATGAAGGAACTGAGGCATCTAAGCATTGCAAGTTCTCGTTGCTCCTTTGGTTTTATATTTCCCACTGACGATCTTGAAAGATACCCAGATTTGTCTCAATTAGGCAGCTGTATCCTTGCAATCGATTGCTGCAATGGTCAAAGTTTTGCAAAGATACTGGCAAAGTTACCAAACATCCGTAGACTAAAATGCGTATATGCGTCAAAAGAGGACATTCCTGTGCATTGCTGTAAGGAAATTGTGCTGGACCGTCTGAGCCGACTACAATCACTCCGCATGGCTCGATTTTGGGCATTTAAACTGGATTTCCCcgttaatttgagaaaattgaCTCTCTCAAGCAATAAGCAGCAGTGGAGTGAAATTTCAGAAATTGCAAAGCTGCCCAATCTAGAGGTGCTCAAATTACTTAATCGGTCCTTTGTGGGAAAAGAATGGGAAGTGACAGAAGGGGCATTCCCAAAGCTGAGATTCTTGAAACTGGAAGACTTGGAAATCGTCAGATGGACAGCCTCTGGCGATGATTTCCCCCCACTTGAGAAGCTGGTTTTATGCAGTTGTCGGATGCTGGAAGAGGTCCCTTCTTGTTTAGGGGACATTCCAACTATTGAAATGATTGAGATCAGATCGTGTCACAAGTCTGCTGTGAATTCGGTAAAGCAAATTCAAGAAGAACAGATGGACTTgggaaataagggtctaaaggtTGTAATTCATTAA
- the LOC113776846 gene encoding glucan endo-1,3-beta-glucosidase 8-like — MIPSMVVDLLMQNKINYVKLFSASDNVLEAFSAIDIGLEITVPNQSTQKMKTQADVDEWVVQIIVSHPNVHFTYVCVGTMPLSTRFFNQTYPEAIQVLDWMQQALKLMNKSDIKATMNHFTDVLIPVKKPSEAAFRKDLEPNITRSCQILQSYNAPIGVVIFPLLNVNDLFNGDTEFAFLENNSTSVFKDGDKTYSNVIEVMYDMFDVALEKVGCPNMTIIIDAIGWPTDGIKDGNIPNAQRFYQGLAKFVASKKGTPRRPGPIDVYLHNLSDENKINKNAGSFMRHWGIYKFDGQPKFNFDLQGLGHDVKLVPAIGITHMPKRWCIFNDRYASDIGKVAYNVFDDQAKYACDTADCTALDPGGSCSNLTYIQRLSYAFNVGFQKAAQSVYNKSCYYKGYGKIVSDDPSTPSCTFPVEILAAEIPNFSGYAQSLAHALKPSSISLMIAVVQTLFICFTLMCTC, encoded by the exons ATGATTCCATCCATGGTGGTTGACTTGCTGATGCAAAACAAGATCAATTACGTCAAGCTTTTCAGTGCAAGTGACAATGTCTTGGAAGCCTTTTCAGCGATTGACATTGGACTGGAAATCACAGTGCCTAATCAATCTACACAGAAGATGAAAACTCAGGCTGATGTGGATGAGTGGGTGGTTCAGATTATTGTAAGCCATCCCAATGTCCATTTCAC cTATGTTTGCGTTGGGACGATGCCATTATCGACAAGATTTTTCAATCAAACATATCCCGAAGCTATTCAGGTATTGGACTGGATGCAACAAGCTCTTAAGTTAATGAATAAAAGTGACATTAAAGCAACAATGAATCATTTCACTGACGTCCTCATCCCTGTAAAGAAACCATCGGAGGCTGCTTTCAGAAAAGATTTAGAGCCAAACATTACTAGGTCATGTCAGATTCTGCAGAGCTACAATGCTCCAATTGGAGTGGTTATTTTCCCACTCCTTAATGTTAATGATTTGTTTAACGGTGACACTGAATTTGCATTTCTTGAGAACAACTCTACCTCAGTGTTCAAAGATGGGGACAAAACCTATTCAAATGTCATAGAGGTCATGTATGATATGTTCGATGTTGCATTAGAGAAAGTGGGGTGTCCAAACATGACAATCATTATAGATGCAATTGGATGGCCAACAGATGGAATAAAAGATGGAAATATCCCAAATGCACAGAGATTTTATCAGGGCTTGGCCAAATTTGTAGCTAGTAAGAAAGGAACTCCTCGACGTCCTGGTCCGATTGATGTCTATCTCCATAATTTGTCTGATGAAAATAAGATAAACAAGAATGCCGGATCCTTCATGCGACACTGGGGTATCTACAAATTTGATGGACAGCCTAAGTTTAACTTTGATCTTCAAGGGCTTGGGCACGATGTCAAGCTAGTACCAGCTATAGGCATTACACATATGCCTAAAAGGTGGTGCATTTTCAATGACCGATACGCATCAGATATTGGTAAAGTTGCTTATAATGTTTTTGATGATCAAGCAAAGTACGCATGTGACACTGCAGATTGCACGGCATTGGATCCTGGAGGTTCATGCAGCAATTTGACATACATACAGAGGCTTTCGTATGCCTTTAATGTGGGCTTCCAGAAGGCTGCTCAAAGTGTGTACAACAAATCGTGTTATTACAAAGGATATGGTAAGATAGTCTCAGACGATCCTTCAACTCCATCCTGCACATTCCCTGTCGAAATACTAGCTGCTGAGATCCCTAATTTTAGTGGATACGCACAAAGCCTGGCTCATGCTCTCAAGCCATCATCGATATCATTGATGATTGCTGTTGTGCAGACGTTGTTCATCTGCTTCACTTTGATGTGTACATGCTGA